A single region of the Candidatus Kryptobacter tengchongensis genome encodes:
- a CDS encoding glucose-1-phosphate thymidylyltransferase: protein MKALIASGGRGTRLRPLTHTQNKHLIPIANKPMLHYAIETIAEAGIKEIGIVHNADSDEVPKAIGDGSRWGVKITYIPQEAPLGLAHVVKIAENFIGSDKFVFYLGDNMFVGGIKKFVDEFEKNNYNCFLTLAKVKDPQRFGVPEIVDGRIIKIEEKPKVPKSNFAVAGIYFYDSSIFEAVKNIKPSWRGELEISDAHTYLIEKGYKIGFAEITGWWKDTGKPEDLLEANRLVLDSLEPKVEENVEVDQHTKIEGKVILEKGAKIKNSIIRGPAIIGKNCVIEGSYIGPYTSIDENTLVLNSEIEYSIIMKNCKILNVGIRIESSLLGNDVEIVEATGKPRVHKFMLGDQSRVEIAW, encoded by the coding sequence ATGAAAGCTCTGATAGCAAGTGGTGGAAGGGGGACAAGATTAAGACCGCTCACCCATACACAAAACAAACATCTAATTCCCATAGCAAATAAACCAATGCTTCACTATGCTATTGAAACAATCGCTGAAGCCGGGATAAAAGAAATTGGGATTGTCCATAACGCCGACAGCGATGAAGTCCCAAAAGCAATCGGTGATGGGAGTCGTTGGGGGGTTAAAATTACATACATCCCACAGGAAGCCCCACTTGGACTTGCCCATGTCGTAAAAATCGCTGAAAATTTCATCGGTTCAGATAAATTTGTTTTTTATCTCGGTGATAACATGTTCGTAGGAGGCATTAAAAAATTTGTTGACGAGTTTGAAAAAAACAACTACAACTGCTTTCTTACGCTTGCAAAAGTAAAAGACCCACAAAGATTCGGAGTTCCTGAGATAGTTGATGGAAGAATAATAAAAATTGAAGAAAAACCAAAAGTTCCAAAAAGTAATTTCGCGGTTGCTGGAATTTATTTTTACGATAGCTCAATTTTTGAAGCTGTTAAGAACATAAAACCAAGCTGGCGTGGTGAACTTGAAATTTCAGATGCCCATACCTATCTAATTGAAAAAGGTTATAAGATCGGCTTTGCAGAAATAACTGGATGGTGGAAAGATACGGGAAAACCTGAAGACCTACTTGAAGCAAATCGCCTTGTGCTTGACTCACTTGAACCAAAAGTTGAAGAAAATGTTGAAGTTGATCAACATACTAAAATTGAAGGCAAGGTAATCCTTGAAAAAGGAGCTAAGATAAAAAATAGCATCATCCGTGGTCCTGCAATCATCGGGAAAAACTGCGTCATAGAAGGAAGTTACATTGGTCCATATACATCAATTGATGAAAACACGCTTGTTTTAAACAGCGAAATAGAATATAGCATAATTATGAAAAATTGTAAAATATTAAATGTTGGAATTAGGATTGAAAGCAGTCTACTTGGGAACGATGTTGAAATAGTTGAAGCCACTGGCAAACCGAGGGTCCATAAATTCATGCTCGGGGATCAATCAAGAGTTGAAATTGCATGGTAA
- a CDS encoding enoyl-CoA hydratase → MYQNILFEKKDHIAFVTINRPEKLNALNNQTMLELRDVFLKIKTDDDIYAVIVTGAGEKAFVAGADISELNKLDAVSGREFAERGQEIFNLIENLGKPVIAAVNGYALGGGSELAWACHFRIASENAIFGQPEIDLGIIPGYGGTQRLTRLVGKTKAMELILTGRKFTAKEAYEMGAVNKVVPQSELLKEAEELAKTLTSKPQIAVRMAIKAINMAHETTLSDGLHLEATLFGICCGTEDFKEGTSAFLEKRKPAFKNK, encoded by the coding sequence ATGTATCAGAATATTTTATTTGAAAAAAAGGACCATATCGCTTTCGTCACAATCAACAGACCTGAAAAATTAAATGCACTTAACAATCAAACAATGCTTGAGTTAAGAGATGTTTTCCTGAAAATTAAGACAGACGATGATATTTATGCGGTTATAGTAACTGGTGCAGGCGAAAAAGCTTTTGTAGCAGGTGCTGATATTTCAGAACTTAACAAACTTGACGCCGTCTCAGGCAGAGAATTCGCGGAAAGAGGTCAAGAAATTTTTAATCTGATTGAGAACCTCGGGAAACCCGTAATTGCAGCTGTAAATGGGTATGCCCTTGGTGGCGGAAGTGAACTTGCATGGGCTTGCCATTTCAGAATCGCATCCGAAAATGCTATCTTTGGACAACCTGAAATTGACTTGGGAATAATCCCTGGATACGGCGGAACTCAAAGATTAACACGACTTGTGGGGAAAACAAAGGCAATGGAACTTATATTAACAGGTAGAAAATTCACCGCTAAAGAAGCTTATGAAATGGGAGCTGTTAATAAAGTTGTCCCGCAATCTGAACTTTTAAAAGAAGCGGAAGAACTTGCAAAAACGCTAACATCTAAACCTCAAATTGCAGTCCGAATGGCAATAAAAGCAATAAACATGGCACACGAGACAACACTAAGCGATGGGCTTCACCTTGAAGCAACTCTGTTTGGAATATGCTGTGGAACTGAAGATTTCAAAGAAGGAACATCAGCATTTCTTGAAAAAAGAAAACCCGCGTTCAAAAACAAATGA
- a CDS encoding beta-mannosidase — translation MKKFNLTGEWEFKANPNSFLPKDIETKLLNWNKANVPGTVHLDLMANGFIPDPYFETNELNLQWIDKVDWIYRKKFTIDFDPLKSEFDSIKIVFEGLDTIGDVKVNGQYIGSFDNMFVEYTFEVKEILKPGENEIEIYFKSPTFAGKALESKYGKLPVELASHRVYLRKAQYSFGWDWAPTLTTSGIWKPVYLEFIKCAKIKNVWFKTISISDSKAQIATEIEIEKLTDEDIELSLEIFFENEKIYERNFTQRKGDRVRVHRFEINSPNLWYPNGFGKPTLYKAQIKLLKNGETLDETVKKFGIRTVQLIQEKDEDGESFIFEINGEKIFCKGANWIPADCFLPRVKKEDYDILLEMAKEANLNILRVWGGGIYEDEYFYEKCDELGIMIWQDFMFACAGYPEFDDFVENVKNEAIQIVKKLRNHPSIVIWCGNNENEWIWVDKTGKHPDEMPGAKIFKELLKQICQEYDGTRPYWRSSPWGKNYPNSETDGNHHQWKVWSQWVDYKNYENVKARFVTEFGFQSPPHPETLNEVLKPENRNFNSFSIQHHNKQEDGIPRLFRFLTAHHKITSDFDDLIYKMQLNQAEAIKFAVENWRIRKFKTAGTIFWQWNDCWNVISWSAIDYRKRPKALYYYAKKFFHPVIIVVKKSDDKVKIFGVNDYPTPIDGNLIITTFTIHGLKKFEKKIPATLEKNSVAIIFEGKLENLEISKPETDYIRVKFESNGKIISENSLFLTEPKFLNLQKFGIAYRFLKAGEDEYILKMSSKNLIKSLFIYFEGLDAKLSDNFFDLHPDEPVEIKINSTATLQQLLNSIRMKMLT, via the coding sequence ATGAAAAAATTTAACTTAACCGGTGAATGGGAATTTAAAGCGAACCCCAATAGCTTTCTCCCCAAGGATATAGAAACAAAACTTCTAAACTGGAATAAGGCTAATGTCCCGGGAACAGTCCATCTTGACTTAATGGCAAATGGCTTCATACCCGACCCTTACTTTGAAACAAATGAACTCAATTTACAATGGATTGATAAAGTTGACTGGATATATCGCAAAAAATTTACAATTGACTTTGACCCTTTAAAATCCGAATTTGATTCAATCAAAATTGTTTTTGAAGGACTTGACACCATTGGAGATGTTAAGGTGAATGGTCAATATATCGGTTCTTTTGATAATATGTTCGTTGAGTATACATTTGAAGTTAAAGAAATTTTGAAACCCGGTGAAAATGAAATTGAGATATATTTTAAATCTCCAACATTTGCTGGTAAGGCGCTTGAATCAAAATATGGGAAATTGCCAGTTGAACTTGCGTCTCATAGAGTCTATCTAAGGAAGGCACAGTATTCCTTTGGCTGGGATTGGGCTCCAACACTTACAACATCAGGGATCTGGAAACCTGTTTACCTTGAATTTATCAAATGTGCTAAAATAAAGAATGTCTGGTTTAAAACTATCTCAATTTCAGATTCAAAAGCTCAAATCGCAACTGAAATAGAAATTGAAAAATTAACAGATGAGGACATTGAGCTTTCACTTGAAATCTTTTTTGAAAACGAGAAAATATACGAGCGAAATTTCACTCAAAGAAAGGGTGACAGAGTAAGGGTTCACCGCTTTGAGATAAACTCGCCAAACCTGTGGTATCCAAATGGATTTGGGAAACCAACGCTTTACAAAGCACAAATCAAACTCCTGAAAAATGGGGAAACCCTTGACGAAACCGTGAAAAAATTCGGAATAAGAACAGTCCAACTTATACAAGAAAAGGATGAAGATGGTGAAAGTTTCATTTTTGAAATAAATGGCGAAAAAATTTTTTGCAAGGGTGCAAACTGGATTCCCGCCGATTGTTTTTTACCAAGAGTTAAGAAAGAAGATTACGATATTCTACTTGAGATGGCAAAGGAAGCTAATCTAAATATCTTAAGGGTTTGGGGTGGTGGAATTTACGAAGATGAATATTTTTATGAAAAATGCGATGAACTTGGGATAATGATATGGCAAGATTTTATGTTTGCATGCGCGGGATATCCAGAATTTGACGATTTCGTTGAAAATGTTAAAAACGAAGCAATTCAAATTGTAAAGAAATTAAGAAACCACCCTTCTATTGTCATCTGGTGTGGGAACAACGAAAATGAATGGATATGGGTTGATAAAACTGGAAAACATCCAGACGAGATGCCTGGAGCAAAAATTTTTAAAGAGCTCTTAAAACAAATCTGTCAGGAATATGATGGCACAAGACCCTATTGGCGAAGCTCCCCGTGGGGGAAAAATTACCCAAACTCTGAAACAGATGGAAATCATCACCAGTGGAAGGTTTGGAGCCAATGGGTTGACTACAAAAACTACGAAAATGTTAAAGCAAGGTTTGTAACGGAATTCGGTTTTCAATCGCCACCACACCCCGAAACCCTTAATGAAGTTTTAAAACCAGAAAATAGAAACTTTAATTCCTTTTCAATTCAACATCATAATAAACAGGAAGATGGAATCCCAAGACTTTTCAGATTCTTAACAGCACATCACAAAATCACATCTGATTTTGACGATTTGATTTATAAGATGCAATTAAATCAGGCTGAGGCAATTAAATTCGCTGTTGAGAATTGGAGAATAAGAAAATTTAAAACTGCTGGGACGATATTTTGGCAATGGAACGACTGCTGGAACGTGATAAGCTGGTCAGCTATTGATTACAGAAAAAGACCGAAGGCATTATACTACTATGCAAAAAAATTTTTCCACCCAGTTATTATCGTCGTTAAAAAATCTGATGACAAAGTAAAAATTTTTGGAGTGAATGATTACCCTACCCCAATTGATGGAAACTTAATAATAACTACATTTACCATCCACGGGCTTAAAAAATTTGAGAAAAAAATTCCCGCAACCCTTGAGAAAAATTCCGTCGCAATTATATTTGAAGGAAAACTTGAAAATTTAGAGATTTCAAAACCCGAGACTGACTATATTAGGGTGAAGTTTGAATCAAATGGTAAAATAATTAGTGAAAATTCACTTTTTCTAACCGAACCAAAATTTTTAAACCTCCAAAAGTTTGGAATTGCATATAGGTTTTTAAAAGCAGGCGAAGATGAGTATATCTTAAAAATGAGCTCAAAGAATTTGATCAAATCTCTTTTCATCTATTTTGAGGGGCTTGATGCAAAGTTAAGCGATAACTTTTTTGATTTGCACCCCGACGAGCCAGTTGAAATAAAAATAAATTCCACCGCAACTCTACAGCAACTTTTAAATTCAATAAGAATGAAAATGCTAACATAA
- a CDS encoding 40-residue YVTN family beta-propeller repeat-containing protein has protein sequence MRQIKLIFVLSLTVLFVFIGCKKSETISEEVPVLRGVYVLNEGNFGRNNSTLSYYVPDSNRVYEDVFSQVNGRELGDTGNDIVMSIDGGKVYIVVNNSDKIEVIASKTHKSLATILLPQASPYKITLYANKGYVTNLYRNAVTVIDLTTHSVLVDTIRVGHNPTGIYAFNNKIYVANSGFGYGKTVSVIDPSTDRVIKTIVVGDGPDAFAPDAMGRLWVLCYGSYGNWQDPNDDTDGKLFAIDVKTDLVVDSILIGGHPSRLLIVDDFAYTIKDGNIMRINLKTKDKNENFIQGNFYSLGFDPLNRLLYCSDAKDYVQKGEVYIYDLSGKFVKKFQAGIIPSSFAFAY, from the coding sequence ATGAGGCAAATTAAACTCATCTTTGTTTTGTCCTTAACTGTTCTTTTCGTCTTCATCGGTTGCAAGAAAAGCGAGACAATTAGCGAAGAAGTCCCAGTTTTAAGGGGCGTATATGTCCTAAATGAAGGTAATTTCGGAAGGAATAACTCAACTTTGAGTTATTATGTCCCTGATTCAAATCGTGTTTATGAAGATGTTTTCTCACAGGTCAACGGTCGGGAACTTGGTGATACTGGAAATGATATTGTAATGAGTATTGATGGGGGCAAGGTTTATATAGTGGTTAATAATTCGGATAAAATAGAGGTAATTGCGTCAAAAACCCATAAATCACTTGCAACCATTCTTCTCCCGCAAGCAAGTCCTTACAAAATTACATTATACGCAAATAAAGGTTATGTGACAAATCTATATAGAAATGCGGTAACTGTAATTGATCTTACAACACATTCAGTCTTAGTTGATACAATAAGAGTTGGGCATAATCCAACGGGGATTTATGCTTTTAACAACAAGATTTATGTTGCGAATTCTGGGTTTGGTTATGGGAAGACTGTGTCGGTTATTGATCCATCCACAGATAGAGTGATCAAGACGATAGTTGTTGGAGATGGTCCGGATGCTTTTGCGCCTGATGCAATGGGAAGGTTATGGGTTTTATGTTATGGTTCGTATGGTAATTGGCAGGATCCAAATGATGACACAGATGGGAAATTATTTGCAATAGATGTTAAAACTGATTTGGTCGTTGATTCAATTTTGATTGGAGGGCATCCATCAAGGCTTTTAATAGTTGATGACTTTGCTTATACGATCAAAGACGGGAATATTATGAGGATAAACTTAAAAACGAAAGATAAAAACGAAAATTTCATTCAGGGGAACTTTTATTCACTTGGTTTTGATCCCTTGAATAGGCTTTTATATTGCTCAGATGCAAAAGATTATGTTCAGAAGGGTGAGGTTTACATTTACGATTTAAGCGGTAAATTCGTTAAAAAGTTTCAGGCAGGTATAATTCCAAGTTCGTTTGCGTTTGCATATTAA
- a CDS encoding Outer membrane receptor for ferrienterochelin and colicins produces the protein MPQIIFILLLLSAKIFAQEIILKGYIVDEGKNPVKNAIVELIQGDLKNSKISDSLGFFNFKIKSGKVKISVKHLSFKQFDKELNVHSDTLIFIQLSTWFIKFNEITVTATRYQANTAEISNFVEVINSKTIEKTSPISFSDVLKNATSIYIRDYGGTPAVLKTISLRGTGSEHTVFLLNGMRFSSYQNGVLDLSLIPVDIIERVEIIHSNLSSLYGADAIGGVVNVITKKEEETVKVNLGFGSFGLRKFNAGISSSFKNLSYLSSFSKIYGSGDFNYKYKLADKYITLKRRNAYFNISNMYLNISYQNFSISTFYTRSNRGIPAQVTKFDPISTAWQFDEDFNFSISTLKTFPTFVLKASAMFRNSYLRYVNNDVLISGSGIDSYSHNIFYTGVLNSIFKLGSDFILSFGLESSFGVARGNSFENAKRFNIALFLSGEKKIDIGSLPSLKIYPMLRNDYFSDFGNKFVYKLGVNSQILNVPSLNIKFSYGTGFRAPTFNDLYWHGSGNRDLKPEKSKSYDFGFVVIAGSNVKVLSELKFELSFFNIDIEDRIIWLPSQENQSVWRPINIDHVNSRGSGFSGELVLFNKLFISGNFSIVKSIRTNKRAQDDATQNKYLIYIPRSNGYIKAELNFDKFFFVAQANYVGLRYTTEVNDRWLQPYLVVDFTGGLSVKNQFFNGQVKFTVKNIFNENYESMVGYPMPLRSFMVEFSTGLNYKQKGEIRNEAN, from the coding sequence ATGCCTCAAATTATATTTATCTTGTTGTTGCTTTCCGCAAAAATTTTTGCACAGGAAATAATTTTAAAAGGCTACATCGTTGATGAGGGTAAAAATCCAGTTAAAAATGCCATCGTTGAGTTAATTCAGGGCGACCTCAAAAATAGTAAAATATCTGATTCGTTGGGTTTTTTCAATTTTAAAATCAAATCCGGAAAAGTTAAAATTTCCGTTAAACATCTCTCGTTCAAACAATTTGACAAGGAGTTAAATGTCCATTCAGATACACTTATTTTTATCCAACTTTCAACTTGGTTCATCAAGTTTAATGAGATCACAGTCACAGCTACAAGATATCAGGCAAACACGGCAGAAATTTCAAATTTCGTTGAGGTTATAAATTCAAAAACAATTGAAAAAACTTCTCCGATTTCTTTTTCCGATGTATTGAAAAATGCCACATCAATTTATATAAGAGATTACGGAGGAACCCCCGCTGTATTAAAGACAATTTCTCTTCGTGGCACTGGTTCAGAGCATACTGTTTTTCTCTTAAATGGAATGAGGTTTTCAAGTTATCAAAATGGGGTTCTGGATTTAAGCCTGATCCCTGTTGATATAATTGAAAGAGTTGAAATCATTCATTCAAATTTATCCTCACTTTATGGAGCTGATGCAATTGGCGGAGTTGTCAATGTCATTACGAAAAAAGAAGAAGAAACAGTTAAAGTTAATCTTGGGTTTGGTTCTTTCGGGTTGAGAAAATTTAACGCAGGTATCTCAAGTAGTTTTAAAAATTTGTCCTATCTTTCATCATTTTCAAAAATCTATGGTTCTGGCGACTTTAATTATAAATACAAACTTGCGGATAAATACATAACGCTGAAGAGAAGGAATGCATATTTCAACATCTCAAATATGTATCTTAACATCTCATATCAAAATTTTTCAATTTCTACTTTTTACACTCGTTCAAATCGTGGGATTCCAGCGCAGGTTACAAAGTTTGACCCAATAAGCACCGCATGGCAGTTTGATGAAGATTTTAATTTTTCAATTTCAACTCTAAAAACATTTCCGACCTTCGTTTTAAAAGCAAGTGCAATGTTCAGAAATTCATACCTTCGCTATGTAAATAATGATGTGCTTATATCGGGTTCTGGAATTGACAGTTATTCACATAACATATTTTACACAGGTGTTTTAAATTCAATTTTTAAACTTGGTTCAGACTTTATTTTATCATTTGGGCTTGAATCTTCGTTTGGGGTTGCAAGGGGAAATTCATTTGAAAATGCCAAAAGATTTAACATTGCTTTATTCTTGAGTGGGGAAAAAAAGATTGATATAGGTTCATTGCCATCTTTAAAAATTTATCCGATGTTGAGAAATGATTACTTCTCCGATTTTGGGAACAAATTTGTCTATAAACTTGGTGTTAATTCTCAAATTCTTAATGTGCCCTCTTTAAACATTAAATTCAGTTATGGGACAGGATTTAGAGCCCCAACATTTAATGATCTTTACTGGCATGGCAGTGGAAATAGAGATCTTAAACCTGAAAAATCAAAAAGTTATGATTTCGGCTTCGTTGTGATCGCTGGATCAAATGTTAAAGTTTTATCTGAATTAAAATTTGAACTTTCTTTTTTCAACATTGACATTGAAGATAGGATCATATGGTTGCCATCACAAGAAAATCAAAGTGTATGGAGACCGATAAATATAGATCATGTCAATTCACGAGGAAGTGGGTTTTCAGGTGAGTTGGTTTTATTTAACAAATTGTTCATTTCTGGAAATTTTTCAATTGTCAAAAGCATTCGCACGAATAAAAGAGCCCAGGATGACGCAACACAGAACAAATATTTAATTTATATCCCAAGGTCAAACGGATACATTAAAGCCGAATTGAATTTTGATAAGTTCTTTTTCGTTGCCCAAGCAAATTATGTGGGTTTAAGATATACAACGGAGGTAAACGATAGATGGCTTCAACCTTACCTTGTGGTTGATTTTACAGGTGGGTTATCTGTAAAAAATCAGTTTTTTAATGGTCAAGTGAAGTTCACTGTGAAAAACATCTTTAACGAAAATTATGAAAGCATGGTTGGCTATCCAATGCCGTTGAGAAGTTTTATGGTTGAATTTTCAACTGGGCTAAACTATAAACAAAAAGGGGAGATAAGAAATGAGGCAAATTAA
- a CDS encoding NAD-dependent deacetylase, with the protein MFSEKLLQKLKSAKSVVVLTGAGISAESGVPTFRGQEGLWKKFKPEELATFDAFIRNPELVWEWYNYRRKLIQDVKPNPGHYALVELENLFPNFTLITQNVDNLHRRAGSRNVIELHGNIEKNYCIKCGKRYDDVNLALEMKVPKCECGGLIRPDVVWFGEMLPVEAWEKAEESASNCDVFFSIGTSGVVYPAASLPQIAKMNGAYTVEINIERTDLSWFMDEVIIGKSGEVLPKLVERLKEQV; encoded by the coding sequence ATGTTTTCTGAGAAGTTATTACAAAAGTTAAAATCAGCAAAATCTGTTGTTGTGTTGACTGGAGCGGGAATCTCAGCTGAAAGCGGGGTTCCGACATTCAGGGGACAAGAAGGATTATGGAAAAAATTTAAACCTGAGGAGCTTGCGACTTTTGATGCGTTCATTCGCAATCCTGAACTTGTCTGGGAGTGGTATAACTACAGAAGGAAACTCATTCAGGATGTTAAACCAAATCCGGGACATTATGCACTTGTTGAACTTGAAAATCTATTCCCGAATTTTACACTTATAACTCAAAATGTTGATAACCTTCATCGCAGAGCTGGGAGCAGGAATGTAATTGAGCTTCACGGGAACATTGAAAAAAATTATTGTATAAAGTGTGGGAAAAGATATGACGATGTAAATCTTGCTCTTGAAATGAAAGTGCCAAAGTGTGAATGTGGAGGTTTGATAAGACCAGATGTTGTTTGGTTTGGAGAAATGTTACCAGTTGAAGCGTGGGAAAAGGCGGAAGAGTCAGCTTCAAATTGCGATGTTTTTTTCTCCATCGGAACCTCGGGTGTGGTTTATCCAGCTGCGTCGCTTCCTCAGATTGCAAAGATGAATGGTGCTTACACCGTTGAGATCAACATTGAAAGAACGGATCTATCTTGGTTTATGGATGAGGTAATAATTGGGAAGTCAGGCGAAGTTTTACCAAAGCTTGTTGAAAGATTAAAAGAACAAGTGTAG
- a CDS encoding Response regulator receiver domain-containing protein gives MPEKSRVLVVDDEEALRYLLSSELAAEGYEVETAGDGDEAIEAIKQKDYDVVLLDIKMPRVDGFEVLRFIKQNKPEIKVIMLTAYADVKNAIEALKLGASDFVSKPYDLEDILTSINRALGR, from the coding sequence ATGCCAGAGAAATCAAGGGTTCTTGTCGTTGATGATGAAGAGGCGTTGAGATATTTGTTAAGCTCTGAACTCGCTGCTGAAGGTTATGAAGTTGAAACAGCCGGTGATGGAGATGAGGCAATTGAGGCAATAAAGCAAAAAGATTATGATGTTGTTTTGCTTGATATTAAAATGCCAAGAGTTGATGGATTTGAAGTGTTAAGGTTTATAAAACAAAATAAGCCCGAGATCAAGGTAATAATGCTTACTGCGTATGCAGATGTGAAAAATGCAATTGAGGCGTTAAAACTTGGTGCTTCTGATTTTGTAAGCAAACCTTATGATCTTGAGGATATTTTAACTTCAATTAACCGTGCTCTTGGAAGGTGA
- a CDS encoding type IV pilus assembly protein PilQ: protein MKLRITILLLLFTIFSSFALSQIGGRPRELRRAYIAPEEIVSMSRTMPFNQALQIFNDISKKFLGKVIIDPESRTNPIGVDIDKMHWLDAFELILRVNKLWYEEYADYIKIVPLAEVTGPPAPTAPTEEEKAKIQFETREVMISAVFFEADAAKLRQYGFSWDFFRGKGVNVGVTMSAGEGKTGLFTVDVNPDLDFGSLVAVFRALESQQIGEVVANPRITVRSGEQGQIQVGSDISVTVRDFAGNAITQFYSTGSIIRVKPEVIKFDTVYFISLELNIERSNVAGVAPQITINKSSAQTKILLLDGEETVIGGLYINEERATREGVPILKDLPWWFFGLRYLFGFDVKTITKKELIILLKAEILPTLAERLKERSFKVGERPALKEGREEFLKALENYKKQLKPEK, encoded by the coding sequence ATGAAACTTAGAATAACAATTTTATTGCTTCTATTTACAATTTTTTCAAGTTTTGCTCTTTCACAAATTGGAGGTCGTCCCCGGGAATTAAGAAGGGCTTACATTGCCCCTGAGGAAATCGTTTCAATGTCAAGGACGATGCCTTTTAATCAGGCTCTTCAGATTTTTAATGACATAAGTAAGAAGTTTTTGGGTAAGGTTATAATTGACCCTGAATCAAGAACAAATCCTATAGGGGTTGACATTGACAAGATGCATTGGCTTGATGCGTTTGAGTTGATTTTGAGAGTTAACAAGCTTTGGTATGAGGAGTATGCAGATTATATAAAAATTGTTCCCCTTGCTGAAGTTACAGGACCTCCGGCGCCAACTGCTCCAACTGAAGAAGAGAAAGCAAAAATACAGTTTGAAACACGAGAAGTTATGATTTCAGCTGTGTTTTTTGAGGCTGACGCAGCTAAATTAAGACAGTATGGTTTTAGCTGGGATTTTTTCCGTGGCAAAGGGGTAAATGTCGGGGTTACGATGTCAGCTGGCGAAGGTAAAACTGGCTTATTTACAGTTGATGTTAATCCCGACCTTGATTTTGGGAGTCTGGTTGCTGTTTTTAGAGCTCTTGAATCCCAGCAAATCGGTGAGGTTGTCGCAAACCCAAGAATTACCGTTAGGTCGGGGGAACAAGGTCAAATTCAAGTCGGAAGCGATATTTCTGTTACGGTTAGAGATTTCGCTGGCAATGCTATAACTCAGTTTTATTCAACTGGTTCAATTATTAGGGTTAAACCTGAGGTTATAAAGTTTGACACTGTTTATTTTATTTCACTTGAACTTAACATTGAAAGAAGCAATGTAGCAGGTGTAGCTCCGCAGATAACGATAAACAAATCATCCGCTCAGACCAAAATTTTACTACTTGATGGAGAAGAAACAGTAATTGGTGGTCTTTACATAAATGAGGAAAGGGCAACTCGTGAAGGAGTTCCAATACTTAAAGATTTGCCCTGGTGGTTTTTCGGTTTGAGATATTTATTTGGTTTTGATGTTAAAACCATAACTAAGAAAGAGCTCATAATACTTTTGAAAGCTGAAATTCTGCCGACTCTTGCGGAAAGGTTAAAAGAAAGATCTTTCAAAGTTGGCGAACGCCCGGCATTAAAAGAAGGTAGAGAGGAATTTTTGAAGGCGCTTGAAAATTATAAAAAGCAGCTAAAACCCGAAAAATAA